Genomic segment of Candidatus Jordarchaeales archaeon:
GATAATGAAAACATGCAATTTCTCCAAGTAGTATATTGAAACTAGATAAATGGGTCCTCCACATATCGCTGCAAACGTTATAAGAGATACAGCCAACTTTACAAGTCTTTTTTGTTCCCAAAACCACTCACTGGCGTTGAGAACTCTACCCGCGAGTATCACGCTTGAAACAACACTTAGTACTGGGAACAAGACGGGGAGTACAAAAAGCGCTACCAGAAGTAGTGTGTTAAAGCCATAGAAAATCCTGTACCTTAAAGGTATAATTGTGGTGGTCGTGTCAAGCAGCTGAAGCGTTTTAATTATCCTCTCGTGGCTTATAACAGCGAAGAGGAGCCATGGGAGGGAGAAAAATAGGGGGGCAAAAATGTAGTTTATAGCCATGTTTAGCGGGTACATGTGTTCAACACACTGCAACATGGTGTGAAGTAGAGGATAGCTAAAAACTTCTATGTCGAATGGCAGAGGGTAGGGGCGCAGTTTGACAGGAGAGAATGCGAAGAGAACCATGAAGTACAGTGGAGTTAAGAAAACTGACAGCGCCAGCATAAGTCGCGAAAAAACAAATCCTCCAACTTTAAAGCTCAAAAATTTTCCCCCCTGCGTTTTGCTAGAAGGTCGCTGTCAATTTTTAAATTCCTTTCTAGTGGTGCGCGTTAAACTTCCAAGCTAACATTACTTTTTATACCGAGAAAACAAAAAATATTTTCGGTTTGCAATGCAATATTGCAGGTTTAAGGGGGCTTCTGGAGGAGGAATCTTTGCTCAAAAAGTTAGACGACGTGAAGAGAGAAATAAAAGAGTACCTTAAAGTTTGCAAAGAATACATAAACCGCGTTATCAGCAGTGAGCCGGAAGTGAATTGGGGGGAAAACATAGTTGACGCATACAACGTTCTCTGGGATACTATACTGACGTGTTTAGACGATCTGAGGGAGTACATTCAAGCGCGCAAAAAGGTGGTTAGTGAGTTTGAGGCCCACATGTTCTGGGTTAAACAGGCCCTCGAAGCCGACAACGTTGAGGATGCCGCCTTCTACCTTAAACACGCCCTAGAAGATTTAATAGACATGAAAAGTTCAGTCCTTGTAGAAAAAGAGCTAGCGGACAGATTAGAGGAAGAGTTCAACACTATGCTAAAAGTAATGGAGGGCGTTAAGGCCGCGAGGAAGAGAGCCGAACTTTTCGAAGAAACTTACCCCAGACTTGAAAAACTAGTCGAAGAAATGATACGAAAGCTTAAAGAATCTAATGATACCTAACTTCCCCAAACCTTTCACGTAAAGCTCTGTTAGCTTCTTCCATGAATCTCTTAGCAGCCTCACCCGGCCTCCTCGCTTCATAAACCGCGCGCCCAACTATTGCATAGTCTGCTCCCGCCCTGAAGACTTCTCCAATGTCCCCTCCCTGCGCAGCAACTCCGGGACTGAATATGAGCAGTTTGTCCAGCACTGTTTCTCGCACCTCCTTTACCACATTGGTTCTTGTTGCCCCCACTATTACACCGTCAGCTCTCCATTCAACGGCTTTCTCGGCGAAAAACTTGTAGTATGTTTTTACGCTTCCATCGTCTAAGATTATCTTGCGCCCGTAGTTTTCCTCCGCCCCCTCATGGGACATGTAGACCAGTAGTATAACGCCCTTGCCACGTTTTCTAGCTTCGTCAAATAAGCCTTCCAGCCCCCCCTTCCAGCCGGCGAACGGGTTTGCTGTTAAAGCATCGAACCCTGCATCGAAAAAATGGGATGCAGCCCACCTGTTAGTGTGCTCGACGTCGTTTATTTTACAATCGATTATCGTCGGTAAACCGTAATTCCTCGCAGAATCCAGAATCTCCTGCAAATAGCCGTATAACCCTAAGGGAAGTAGGAGTTGGAAGTTAATTTTTAAGCCAGCCACGAAACTTTCAACATCGTTTAAAATCATTTTAGCCCTTCTGCAAAGTTCACGCGCATCCTCTTCACTTTTCACCTTTGTTGAAACATCCAAAGCCAGTACGATTCGGCTTCCCCTCTCTGCAGACGCTTTACCGATCATTTTCGAAAAATCGTTATGCACGCTTCACCACCATCCCAGAGG
This window contains:
- a CDS encoding orotidine 5'-phosphate decarboxylase — its product is MHNDFSKMIGKASAERGSRIVLALDVSTKVKSEEDARELCRRAKMILNDVESFVAGLKINFQLLLPLGLYGYLQEILDSARNYGLPTIIDCKINDVEHTNRWAASHFFDAGFDALTANPFAGWKGGLEGLFDEARKRGKGVILLVYMSHEGAEENYGRKIILDDGSVKTYYKFFAEKAVEWRADGVIVGATRTNVVKEVRETVLDKLLIFSPGVAAQGGDIGEVFRAGADYAIVGRAVYEARRPGEAAKRFMEEANRALRERFGEVRYH